The window ATTGGGGAATTGCGCAACCTCAGGCGCCACCCGCAGACGCCGCTGTCTAACCCATGGCGCGGCTGGAACCGAACCTAGGGCAATCAAATGGTTGAGCCCCAGCCCGACAAGCTTGTGTTCTTGTCCTATCATAAACGCAACCGCGCCGTCGCGGACGCGCTGGCGCGTGCACTCAAGCGCGCGCTTAAAAGCCCGCTCGACAAAGAACACTTGATGCACGACGACGCGCCTCAGCCCGTTATTGAAGTCTGGTATGACGCGCATGTTGAAGGCGGTGATCGCTGGGATCCGTTGATCCAACGCAAGATTGGGCAAGCTGACATCATTCTCTTTCTGGTGACCGAGAGTTCTTTGGGGGCCACTTATATGTGGTCAGAGGAATTGCCGGCGGCGATTGAAAGACAGCGGGAAGGCGCGCGCGTCATTGCGCTGCACCATGGCGGAGTAGACGCCCCGATACTAACCCATGCAGCCACGCGGGGTTGCCATCGAGTGCCGTCTGAACGCGCCGATCGAATTGGCGAACGCAAATGGATCAACCAGGTGGTCGCCGCGGTAAAGATTGCTGTTCAGAATGCTCTGTTGCAACGGCCTGCTCCTAGCGGCGAATTGGCGAAGGCGCTTGAGGCGGCGCGCGAGGCGCTGACAAACACGCAAGGCCTTTTCGAGGGCGCGTCCACGATTCAGTTTGGCGCGGTGCTTGCGTCAGACATCCACCGTTGCCTGGGAGGATTGGAGGGGGCGTTCATCGTCACCGACCCACGGCAATTGGCGCGGAGTATCGAATATTGGCGCGAGCGCGCCTCAGTCTATCGGGTGAAGCTTAGTCTAACGCTTCCAGAGCACGCGCGCGCTTTGGCCGATCTCGTCCATGCGGTGGAGGCTGTGCAAGCCTGGGCCGGCGAAGAGAATGCGCGCGATACGGAACAGGCCAGGCGATCAGCCGTGGCCGAGGCGTCGCGGGTAAACCAGGAGATTGGCGACACGCGCGCGCGCTTACGGGCGGCAGACACCAGCCTGGAGACGCTCGCCCTAGCGGCCCGACCACCGACGCCATTGGAGGCCGACGCCCGCCAGCATTTTGTGATCCAAGGCGGCAAGCATGTGGAACTGGCCCAGTTGCTTCTGGAAGAAAAAGCCCCCGATGCTGGCGCCGTGTTGGAGGAGGTAGACGCGCTCTCGCGCGAGCACGTGGCTTATGACGCCGTTGTCAGTGAGCTGGGTGCGAATGCGAGCGATATCGCTCGCGAGCGTAGGCGTGATCTGGCCGAAGCCGTAGGCGACGCTGCAAGCAGTGCTTCAGCACTCTACGCACGTGTCCTCGGCAATGCGGCGCCTGGCGGGGATGTGCGTGAAGCCTCTCTGGGCTATGTGGAGACGGGCTGTTCGGACTTTGACGTTTGCTTCGGCGGACTGCCGCGGGGGGCCGTTACCTTGTTGGCGGCGCGTCCCGCCATGGGCTCCACGTCGCTTGCTCTGGGCTGGGCGCGCGCGATCGCCAAGCAAGCCCCGGTGCTCTACGTCACGCTCGATCTAGATGCAGAGCAGATAGCGACGAGAGCGCTCGCTGCGGAGGTCGAAATTGAACCCCATCGGATCCGCCGTGGCGAGATCAGCGAAGACGAATACGCAGGTTTGCGGGATGCGGCGCTAGCCTCCCAAGGCTTGCCGTTGCAGTTTGAGGCCGACCCCGACATGTCGCTCGATCAGTTGTGGGAGCGCGCGCAAGCAATCGCCTCTGGAGCCGAAGGGCTTGATCTCATCGTCGTGGACCCGGTTGACAGATTGAACGAGGGAAACGTTAGCGAGAATTTGGCCGCTTTGGCGCAGATGGCGCGCGCACTCGATACGCCTGTTCTTGCGATTGCAACCTTGTCGCCATCGGTCGAACGGCGCCGCGACAAGAGACCGGTGTTGCGTGACCTGTCGGGGCGCATCTTGCGCCACACAGGTATGGCCCTGATGTTGTACCGTGAAGAATATTATCACCTGCGGCGTGAACCCGCACCCGGGACTGAAAAGCACTACTTCTGGCAGAAGAAACTCGAGGAAGCCGCAAATCGAGCTGAGTTGGTCGCGGTCAAGCACCCCGAGCATAAAACGGGCGGCATCCAATTGATGTTTTCATCAAAAGGGCCAAAGTTCCTGGAGCTTGGCGATTAGGGGGCGTGATAGGCCGCCCTGCATGGTCGCCCGCGCCTGCGCTCAATCGGGCGCGAAGTTGAGGCGGCGAGCTTGGTTGAGCTTAATGGAAGTCTGGCCCAAGGCGCCGTGCTGGTTCTTAGCGATGGTCGCCTTATATTCCGTGTCGCCCGCTTGACTGCGCGCGACATCCAAAATGACATCCGCGTATAGGGCGACGCGCTCGAAGGCGCCCTCGTTAGATTGCGCGCCGTTCCAGGCGGCGAGGACTGGAATCGCCAAATCTTTCGCGAGCACCTTCAGTGTATGGGCGATGATCTCGAGCTCGCGAACACGGTCGGCGAAGCGATCTATTGGTACAATTTCAGAGATGTTGTCGACGATGAGAAGATCGAGGCCCGCCGTGCGCTTGAGACGCCGCGCCCGTGTAGTAATTTGCGCCAGCGTAATTGTTGGCGTTTCGTCGAAGTGAAGCGGTAGATTCTCTAGTTCGAGGGCTTTATCCGTAATCCGCCCATACGTGGAAGCGTTCAAGCGGCCCGCGCGTAAATCAGTGATGCTGATTCCGGTCGCGCTGGAGAGGATTTGCGTGGCGATGAGTTCAGCTGACGCGCGAACGGAGACATAGCCAACCACACCGCCGGAGTCGGCCAGATCGCGCCAATTGTCGCGGGTCTGGGCGTCCATACGAGCGCCGGCTACATTGAGCGCAAGATGGGCCGCGATTGCGGTTAAATCCGTCTCGCTCTCGCTGCACAGAAGCAAGAGATCCGACGCGTGCAGTCCTCCCAAGACTTCATCCACTTGGCTAAAGTGGGTGCGCAAGCAAGGATCGGGCGCTACGTCGTTACGTGCGAGCGTGGCGGTCTCTATCGATGATGTGAGCGCCCGACGAAAACCAAAAAAACCCCTATCGGAGTAGACGGGTTCGCTTATGCCGAAGAGCGATCTTTCGGTCTGCTCAATGATGTCGGTCGCGTTCATCGAGTCGGGCGGCTGTTGTGCGAGATCCAACATCTCGCGCGCCGCGTTGAGAAGCTGTCGCCGTAGTGCAAGGTCAACGATCCACTCAGCGTAGTATGCGGCGTCCGCGCTGGTTGTGGCTGCACGTTCCATCAAGCGCATCAAAAATACCGCGCCACCGGCAGCGCGCAGAGCTTCGTCGCCGGCAAACCTCTCCTTCAAGGTCACCCCATCCGCGAGCATTCCAGAAGCGATCATGGTCCCGCATTCCTCGAAAATGCGTCCATGTAATGGCAGGAAAAAGTGCTGTGCGTGCAGCCGTGACGTGATGCGATTGAGGATTTCGTTGTCGAAGAGAAGCGCGCCCAAAAGGGCTTCCTCTGCACCGAGGTCATGGGGCGGCGCCTCAATTACCGTATTGTCGTTGGCGTTGTTGGCGCGCTTCACCAGCTCCATGGCGTCGCGGCGGAGCAAATCGGCGGAGGAGGCCAAGGCAAGGTCTGCGTCGGAGGGGGGCACGCCTTGAGCGGCGGCCGAATTGCTATAAGCGCGCTCCTCGCGGCGAAAGCCGTCCACATTCACTTGCAGCGCTGTTACATCAACATGCTCTAGATCCAAATGCAGGCGCGCTTGTTCAAGCAACGGTTTGGCCTGATCGGAGAGCTGGCGCGTTAGAGAGGTGTTGCTCGCATAGACTTCATCCAAGGCGGCGCCCGCGTCATCCACGCTGGCGCGTGTCTTGGACACCATATCGGCGTGGATTTTCGAATCGAGCAATTGCCGCGGCGCAAGCGAGTCCAGGGCAGGCGCTGGCTGCTCCTCGCTCGCCCACGTTTGCACAGCCTCGATCGCTTGGACGAGTTCGCCCAATTCGTGTCCTAGTGCATGGATTGATGGGAGGATCTTCACGCGCGCGGGCGCTAACCGCCTACGCCACCCCTCAAGATCCACTGCAATCTGAAGCGGATCTGCGCCCGCGAGCGCAAGACGACATCCGGTGAGGCACGAGATGATCTCAAGACCCTCAACGGGGCCAAATGTGGCGTTCTCCATGCCCTTGAGCTTGGCGGCCAGGGCGATAGTGAGGCGCCTGGCTTCGGTAAGGGCGAGAGAAAAAGTGCGAGCAACACTCGGGCGCTGCTGCAGGCTAGCGTCCAATGTTTTGAACAAACCATCGAGCACAGCCTCGAACCACGCGTTCTCGCCAAGCTCATCGGCGGGTTTGTGTGGCAGGCGATGCAGCGTTTTCGTTTTAATATTCTCGTAGATTTGCGAATGCACGTTGGCGTGTCGCAACGGGATGAGACGGGCGCCCTCCGCAGCCCGATCGATCGCCACCATGAGTTCGCTGCCCCACATGTAACGGGCATTGAGCGACGCGGTCGTCACTAAGAACAATATGATGTCGGCTTCGTGCAGCTTGTTCTGGACCACTTCGTCCCAGTGGTCGCCGCCCTCCAGTCGCTCGTCGAACCAGAATTCGACATCTAGGCCAGATCGCGCCCGGCGCTCTGCGAAGCGACGCGCGAGTTCTGCAGCCAACACTCTGTTGGGCTTGTGATAGGAGAGAAAAACCAGGCGATCTGGCATGTCTAATCGTCAAACGCCCCGGTCGACCGCCGCTTGGATTTGATTTGGGCGCCAATGCGCTAATCCGAGCGTCAATTAAAACGAGCATAAGCAGAAGGCGTCAGAGCCGCAACTTAGCATTGATCGGCCATGCTATTCTACCGATCCGCTTGGGTTTAGTTTGCGGAGATCTTCGACGAATTTTTCCAGAGCGGATTTGGAGCCATAATCCTTGACCCAGAGTGGGGTGAGGGCCGCGCGCATGCCGCGCTTGCCACACCATTTGCAGCGCAATCTGCGCGCCGCCTCGGCGATCACGCCCCGCTCTCCCCACGCGCGCAACACTGCGTCTCGACTTGTCGCCGTCGCGCGGGTGCAATGCTCACATATGAAGACGATCCCGCGCATCGGCGGGATTTGTCCAAACCGCTTTGGCGCCGGTTCTGGCGTCCAAGTCTTCACGCCCAATGGTCGCTTCCCCAAAGCGACCCCATGCCGACGCTAGCATTGCCCACCGCGCGCAAGCGCTTCAATGCCGGTAAGGCGTCGTAATTGTGGGAATGTGTCGTTCAGGCCCGCCGTGCGGCGTCGAGTGGCGGGCTTCAAGGATCAAGCCCAGATGCGCGAAGCAAATATTCTACCGCCAAACGGTCGGTCGCTACGGAAGGAAGTTTGCTGTCTGGGGGACGACGCAGCTCCGCGAGATGCCCCCTGAAGAGCATGAGGCGATCGTCGTCGTCCTCGATCAGGAAGAGCGCCAGATCGCGAAGCGCCAAGATGAGAAGCGGCAGATTGCCATTGGCGACGCGCGAAAGATGCGCCGTCAGGGCGACATAGGCATTCTCTATCTGCTCGTGACTGATGGGCCGCCCGTCGGCCTCGACTGCGCACAAAAGCCAGCGCGCGATGAAGAGATTGAAGCTCAACTGACGCTCAACTTGCGTGCGGAGAAAGACATTTGGGTGTTGTCTTGCGCCCACTAATTCGCGCTCAAGGACGCCAACAAGCTTTTTGAGGTCGCCTACCTCATTCTCTTTCTTATGCTCGAGAAAGAATCGGGCTCGGTCCAAATGCGGAGGACGGATCGAAATGGCCCAAGGCGCGCCAAAGGTGTGCGCGTAGATCCACTGGGTCATTTGAACCGAGATCATCTCGGAGCGCGCGCGTAGTGCGTGATCAGCCAAGGCGTGCCGTGTTGCGCCCGATAGCGCCTTCTTGCATGCTGTCAGCGCCTCGTCCAAATCGGCCATACGCCGAAGCGCGAGTCGGCACGAAACGCTGACCAAGTATTCTGACTCAAGCTTGTCGACTAAGGAAGTTCGGCCCTCCGCGTCGACGCAGAGGCGTCGGCCGCGGCGCGCAAAAAAAACGGCCGCCATCCACGCATCGCGCTCCAGGCACTCAATCGCGGCGCGCCTGTAATCTTCGAAAGCGCCTTTGAAGTCCCAGGCCAACTCAATCTGCCGCTCTTCCTCGCGAAACAGTATGATCGAAGATCTTTGGTGGACAGCGTGGCGCGTACTGTTGGCCTCGCGCACTGTGTGAAGCGCGAAGGCCGCGTGATCGTGCGCGGCCTGGTCTGTCACGGACTCGACGTCGCGGAGCAGGTTCTGCAAATTCCTCGGCTGCTTCAGCCAAGAGGTTAGGTCCCGCACGATCTCGGGAATGTCTGCGATGTTCGCTTTCATGGCCACCGAGGCCAAGGTGGCTTCGCGC is drawn from Vitreimonas flagellata and contains these coding sequences:
- a CDS encoding DnaB-like helicase C-terminal domain-containing protein, which codes for MPDRLVFLSYHKPNRVLAAELARRFAERRARSGLDVEFWFDERLEGGDHWDEVVQNKLHEADIILFLVTTASLNARYMWGSELMVAIDRAAEGARLIPLRHANVHSQIYENIKTKTLHRLPHKPADELGENAWFEAVLDGLFKTLDASLQQRPSVARTFSLALTEARRLTIALAAKLKGMENATFGPVEGLEIISCLTGCRLALAGADPLQIAVDLEGWRRRLAPARVKILPSIHALGHELGELVQAIEAVQTWASEEQPAPALDSLAPRQLLDSKIHADMVSKTRASVDDAGAALDEVYASNTSLTRQLSDQAKPLLEQARLHLDLEHVDVTALQVNVDGFRREERAYSNSAAAQGVPPSDADLALASSADLLRRDAMELVKRANNANDNTVIEAPPHDLGAEEALLGALLFDNEILNRITSRLHAQHFFLPLHGRIFEECGTMIASGMLADGVTLKERFAGDEALRAAGGAVFLMRLMERAATTSADAAYYAEWIVDLALRRQLLNAAREMLDLAQQPPDSMNATDIIEQTERSLFGISEPVYSDRGFFGFRRALTSSIETATLARNDVAPDPCLRTHFSQVDEVLGGLHASDLLLLCSESETDLTAIAAHLALNVAGARMDAQTRDNWRDLADSGGVVGYVSVRASAELIATQILSSATGISITDLRAGRLNASTYGRITDKALELENLPLHFDETPTITLAQITTRARRLKRTAGLDLLIVDNISEIVPIDRFADRVRELEIIAHTLKVLAKDLAIPVLAAWNGAQSNEGAFERVALYADVILDVARSQAGDTEYKATIAKNQHGALGQTSIKLNQARRLNFAPD
- a CDS encoding DnaB-like helicase C-terminal domain-containing protein, whose product is MADLVHAVEAVQAWAGEENARDTEQARRSAVAEASRVNQEIGDTRARLRAADTSLETLALAARPPTPLEADARQHFVIQGGKHVELAQLLLEEKAPDAGAVLEEVDALSREHVAYDAVVSELGANASDIARERRRDLAEAVGDAASSASALYARVLGNAAPGGDVREASLGYVETGCSDFDVCFGGLPRGAVTLLAARPAMGSTSLALGWARAIAKQAPVLYVTLDLDAEQIATRALAAEVEIEPHRIRRGEISEDEYAGLRDAALASQGLPLQFEADPDMSLDQLWERAQAIASGAEGLDLIVVDPVDRLNEGNVSENLAALAQMARALDTPVLAIATLSPSVERRRDKRPVLRDLSGRILRHTGMALMLYREEYYHLRREPAPGTEKHYFWQKKLEEAANRAELVAVKHPEHKTGGIQLMFSSKGPKFLELGD